From Acidobacteriota bacterium, one genomic window encodes:
- a CDS encoding glycosyl hydrolase yields MQSIISVSSRSIKAFLSLMVLFVACVPAFSQSKSDPLRLLQYRSIGPFRGGRATAVAGVPGQPNVYYFGATGGGVWKTTDGGVNWAPVSDAFFKTGSVGAIAVADSDPNVIYVGMGESPVRGNVSHGDGVYKSTDGGKSWKHIGLGDSRQIGRIRVHPKNPDIVYVAAMGHLWGPNQERGVFRSKDGGKTWDKILFKSAEAGAFDLSFDPANPNTMFAAFWQVKRTPWTLISGGDGSAIYKSTDGGDNWTDISRNKGLPSGVLGKIGISVSPVNSNRVWAMIEAKDGGLYRSDDGGENWIRTNDSAGIRQRPWYYTRVYADTQNVDTVYVLNVQFHKSIDGGRTFSTIGVPHGDNHDLWIAPENNLRMIESNDGGANVTNDGGQTWTEQDQATAQFYRVALDNDFPYNIYGAQQDNSTVKIPSRTSDFGINETHWYDVGGGESGWIAPHPENSDIIFAGSYGGLLTRYDHRTKQQRDVNVYPDNPMGAGAEAMKYRFQWNFPILFSPHKTDGKYPLYTAGNVLFRSMDEGQSWQAISPDLTRNDKTKLGDSGGPITRDNTSVEYYCTIFTVSESPVTPGVIWTGSDDGLVHVTRDGGKNWENVTPKEMPEWIQINSIDASPFDAGTLYVAATAYKSDDYKPYLFKTTDYGKTWKKIVAGIEPDAFTRVVRADPNRRGFLYAGTETGMYYSSNDGENWSSLRLNLPVVPITDLAVHKREGDLVVATQGRSFYVLDNLPLLYQLADAQKSQNFLFKPEDTYRTPGFGGFQVPAGAPIGANPPNGAVVHYYLKEKPKQDVVIEFLDVSGKTVRKFTGRVPREGAQTPPPMPGDAPVSMEPGLNRFVWNFRYPNATGLPGLIMWGGSLSGPRAVPGSYQVRLSVDGKAVSTESFAVKADPRLGTTPEEFQKQFDFLMKVNSKLTETHQTILEIRDVRKQFEDLAARLGADQKELRDKAAEIVKKITAIEEELNQTKIRSSQDALNFPIRLNNKLAALGSSVDSADYQPTNQAYVVYDDLVGRIDAQIAAFGQMKSTEIAEFNKAFAAKGLPVITLKSKQ; encoded by the coding sequence ATGCAATCAATCATTTCTGTTTCAAGCAGAAGCATTAAGGCGTTTTTGTCGTTAATGGTTCTGTTCGTCGCCTGCGTTCCGGCTTTTTCACAAAGCAAAAGCGATCCGCTGCGTTTGCTGCAGTATCGTTCGATCGGTCCGTTTCGCGGCGGACGCGCGACGGCCGTTGCCGGAGTTCCCGGACAGCCTAACGTTTATTACTTCGGCGCGACGGGCGGCGGAGTTTGGAAGACAACCGACGGCGGCGTCAACTGGGCGCCGGTTTCGGATGCTTTCTTCAAGACCGGTTCGGTCGGCGCCATTGCGGTTGCCGATTCGGATCCGAACGTGATCTACGTCGGAATGGGCGAATCACCGGTGCGCGGAAATGTCTCGCACGGCGACGGCGTGTACAAATCGACCGATGGCGGCAAATCCTGGAAGCATATCGGACTTGGCGATTCACGTCAGATCGGACGAATCAGGGTCCACCCGAAAAATCCCGACATCGTTTACGTCGCCGCGATGGGACATTTGTGGGGTCCGAATCAGGAGCGCGGAGTCTTCCGTTCGAAAGACGGCGGAAAGACGTGGGATAAGATCCTTTTCAAATCTGCAGAAGCGGGCGCGTTTGATCTGAGTTTCGATCCCGCGAATCCGAATACGATGTTCGCCGCTTTCTGGCAGGTAAAACGCACGCCCTGGACACTGATCAGCGGCGGCGACGGAAGCGCGATCTACAAATCGACCGACGGCGGCGACAACTGGACCGACATTTCACGGAACAAGGGATTGCCGTCGGGTGTGCTCGGGAAGATCGGGATTTCGGTCTCGCCGGTCAACTCGAACCGCGTTTGGGCGATGATCGAGGCAAAAGACGGAGGACTTTACCGATCGGACGACGGCGGCGAGAACTGGATCCGGACGAATGACAGCGCCGGAATCCGCCAGCGGCCTTGGTATTACACGCGAGTTTATGCCGACACCCAGAACGTCGATACGGTCTATGTTCTCAACGTTCAATTTCACAAATCGATCGACGGCGGCCGGACTTTCTCGACGATCGGCGTTCCGCACGGCGACAATCACGACCTGTGGATCGCGCCGGAGAACAATTTGCGGATGATCGAGTCCAACGACGGCGGCGCGAATGTCACCAACGACGGCGGGCAGACCTGGACCGAGCAGGATCAGGCGACGGCGCAGTTCTATCGCGTTGCGCTCGACAACGATTTTCCATACAACATCTACGGCGCGCAGCAGGACAATTCGACGGTCAAGATCCCGTCGCGCACTTCTGATTTCGGCATCAATGAGACGCACTGGTACGACGTCGGCGGCGGTGAATCCGGTTGGATCGCGCCGCATCCGGAGAACTCCGACATCATTTTCGCCGGCAGCTACGGCGGACTTTTGACGCGTTACGATCACCGCACAAAACAGCAGCGCGACGTCAATGTCTATCCGGACAACCCGATGGGCGCCGGCGCCGAAGCGATGAAATATCGTTTCCAGTGGAATTTCCCGATTTTGTTCTCGCCGCACAAAACGGACGGCAAGTATCCGCTGTACACGGCCGGGAACGTTCTTTTCAGATCGATGGACGAGGGCCAGTCGTGGCAGGCCATTTCGCCCGATCTGACCCGCAACGACAAAACGAAACTCGGCGATTCGGGCGGCCCGATCACCCGCGACAACACGAGCGTCGAGTACTACTGCACGATCTTTACCGTCTCTGAATCGCCGGTAACGCCGGGCGTGATCTGGACGGGAAGCGACGACGGACTCGTTCACGTCACGCGCGACGGCGGCAAGAATTGGGAAAACGTGACGCCGAAGGAAATGCCTGAATGGATCCAGATCAACTCGATCGACGCCTCACCGTTCGATGCGGGAACGCTTTACGTCGCGGCGACGGCCTACAAGTCTGACGATTACAAACCGTATCTTTTCAAAACGACCGATTACGGAAAAACCTGGAAGAAGATCGTCGCCGGAATCGAACCGGACGCGTTCACGCGCGTCGTCCGCGCCGACCCGAACCGCCGCGGATTTCTTTACGCCGGAACCGAAACGGGAATGTACTACTCGTCGAACGACGGCGAAAATTGGTCGAGTCTGCGTTTGAATCTTCCGGTGGTTCCGATCACCGACCTGGCCGTTCACAAACGCGAAGGCGACCTTGTCGTCGCCACTCAGGGACGTTCGTTCTATGTCCTCGACAATCTGCCGTTGCTGTATCAGCTGGCTGACGCGCAGAAGTCTCAGAACTTCCTTTTCAAGCCGGAAGACACGTATCGCACGCCCGGATTTGGAGGCTTTCAGGTTCCCGCCGGCGCGCCGATCGGAGCGAATCCGCCAAATGGCGCCGTCGTTCATTATTATTTGAAGGAAAAGCCCAAACAGGACGTCGTGATCGAGTTTTTGGACGTGAGCGGCAAGACTGTTCGCAAGTTTACGGGCCGCGTCCCCCGCGAAGGCGCACAGACACCGCCGCCGATGCCGGGAGATGCACCGGTATCGATGGAGCCGGGTTTGAATCGTTTCGTTTGGAATTTCCGTTACCCGAATGCGACCGGGTTGCCGGGCCTCATTATGTGGGGCGGAAGCCTGAGCGGTCCGCGTGCTGTGCCGGGCAGTTATCAGGTGCGCTTGTCGGTCGACGGCAAAGCCGTATCGACCGAGAGTTTCGCCGTCAAGGCCGATCCGCGCCTCGGAACTACACCCGAGGAGTTCCAGAAACAGTTCGACTTTTTGATGAAGGTCAATTCGAAACTGACGGAAACTCACCAAACGATCCTCGAGATCCGCGATGTCCGGAAGCAGTTCGAGGATCTGGCTGCTCGTCTCGGAGCCGATCAGAAGGAACTCCGCGACAAGGCCGCCGAGATCGTCAAGAAGATCACGGCGATCGAGGAAGAATTGAACCAGACGAAGATCAGATCGTCGCAGGACGCGCTGAATTTTCCGATCAGGCTGAACAACAAACTCGCCGCGTTGGGTTCGTCCGTGGACAGCGCCGATTACCAGCCGACGAATCAGGCGTACGTTGTTTACGACGATCTGGTCGGCCGGATCGACGCTCAGATCGCCGCATTCGGGCAGATGAAATCGACGGAAATCGCTGAGTTCAACAAGGCGTTTGCGGCAAAGGGGTTGCCGGTAATCACCTTGAAGAGCAAACAATAG
- a CDS encoding rhomboid family intramembrane serine protease, with protein sequence MFPIGDDNSDVYIVPYVNYIFIALNVLVFVFLQGLGGNEAFTYAFSLVPREIATGIDITGVQTVSNGLGQTGQIPHYATPLPVYFNFLSSMFMHGDFGHIFGNMLFLWIFGDNIENRIGHIRFAIFYLICGIAAALGQIVMDSGSIIPMLGASGAISGVLGGYVLLFPTNRVRVIMFRFMMQTVPAWVALGLWIGMQVVLGYLSPSGGGGVAYAAHIGGFVAGLALIKVFALGKSG encoded by the coding sequence ATGTTTCCGATCGGCGATGACAATTCGGACGTTTATATCGTCCCTTACGTCAATTACATCTTTATCGCGCTCAACGTTCTGGTTTTCGTCTTTCTCCAGGGGCTTGGCGGAAACGAAGCGTTCACGTACGCTTTTTCGCTGGTGCCGAGGGAGATCGCGACCGGCATTGATATTACCGGTGTGCAGACAGTTTCGAACGGACTCGGACAGACCGGTCAGATTCCACACTACGCGACTCCGCTGCCGGTCTATTTCAATTTCCTGAGTTCGATGTTTATGCACGGCGATTTCGGCCATATTTTCGGCAATATGCTGTTTTTGTGGATCTTCGGAGACAACATCGAGAATCGCATCGGCCACATCCGTTTCGCGATCTTCTACCTGATCTGCGGGATCGCCGCGGCGCTCGGTCAGATCGTGATGGACTCAGGTTCGATAATTCCGATGCTTGGCGCGTCCGGCGCGATCTCCGGCGTGCTCGGCGGCTATGTTCTGCTCTTTCCGACGAACCGTGTCCGGGTGATAATGTTCCGATTTATGATGCAGACGGTTCCGGCGTGGGTCGCGCTCGGACTCTGGATCGGAATGCAGGTCGTGCTCGGTTACTTGTCGCCCTCGGGTGGCGGAGGCGTGGCGTATGCGGCGCACATCGGCGGATTCGTCGCCGGACTCGCGCTGATCAAGGTCTTCGCGCTCGGCAAGTCCGGCTAG
- a CDS encoding MFS transporter: protein MSSARSNQITILKVFLHAGFFISGISTVLIGQVLPILSKKFALNDQQTAGFFPAQFAGSLAGTFLTNWFGKRGRFLTASSVGCFLMAVGVFLLNLGSFKLCLLGFFVNGLGIGLTLPAINMLILELSPLRATSALSILNFFWGFGAIVSQPFVDSLSRGSDIFLPTAILSGLLATVGIAIAVMPSALEPVNNSKDGAESEPDPPIWSNPIAWMIAGFNFIHVGFESAMGGWLKTYTERLETTAAMHLLPPILLYFLFFVIGRGVAPLFFRFLNENRMLIASLVITLAGIVTILSAQNVFVLGVGAAIAGFGTSSIFPTNMSRFTKTFGPTASRRATPFFICGTLGAAFTTWFIGTVSTRFDSLRAGMFMLLASVIVLLVLQFGLQLRTKRAALGERD from the coding sequence ATGTCGTCGGCACGATCAAATCAGATAACGATCCTCAAGGTTTTTCTTCACGCCGGGTTCTTCATTTCCGGAATTTCGACTGTTTTGATCGGGCAGGTTCTGCCGATCCTATCCAAGAAGTTCGCGCTGAACGACCAACAGACGGCGGGCTTCTTTCCGGCGCAGTTCGCGGGGTCGCTCGCCGGAACGTTCCTGACGAACTGGTTCGGGAAACGCGGCCGTTTCCTGACGGCAAGCTCGGTTGGGTGTTTTTTGATGGCCGTCGGCGTCTTTCTCCTCAACCTTGGAAGTTTCAAACTTTGCCTTTTGGGCTTTTTCGTCAATGGTCTCGGGATCGGACTGACGCTCCCGGCGATCAATATGCTGATCCTCGAACTCTCGCCGTTGCGCGCGACTTCGGCGCTGAGCATACTGAACTTCTTTTGGGGATTCGGCGCGATCGTCAGCCAACCTTTTGTCGATTCGCTCAGCCGCGGTTCGGACATCTTTCTGCCGACCGCGATTCTCTCGGGCTTGCTCGCGACCGTCGGAATCGCGATCGCTGTAATGCCGTCCGCGCTCGAACCCGTTAACAATTCGAAAGACGGGGCCGAATCCGAGCCCGATCCACCGATCTGGAGCAATCCGATCGCCTGGATGATCGCCGGTTTCAACTTCATTCACGTCGGCTTTGAGAGCGCGATGGGCGGCTGGCTCAAGACTTACACCGAACGGCTCGAAACAACGGCGGCGATGCATTTGTTGCCGCCGATCCTGCTTTACTTCTTGTTCTTCGTCATCGGTCGCGGGGTGGCGCCGCTGTTTTTCCGCTTTCTGAACGAGAACCGAATGCTCATCGCAAGTCTCGTGATCACGCTCGCCGGAATTGTCACGATTCTTTCGGCGCAGAACGTCTTCGTCCTCGGAGTCGGCGCCGCGATTGCCGGGTTCGGAACTTCGTCGATCTTTCCCACCAATATGTCGCGTTTCACGAAGACGTTCGGCCCGACGGCCTCGCGGCGCGCGACTCCGTTCTTCATCTGCGGAACGCTCGGCGCCGCGTTCACGACTTGGTTCATCGGCACGGTCTCGACCCGGTTCGACAGTTTGCGGGCGGGAATGTTTATGCTTCTGGCGAGCGTTATCGTCTTGCTCGTGTTGCAGTTCGGCCTTCAGCTTCGCACAAAACGCGCAGCCCTAGGAGAGCGGGATTGA
- a CDS encoding SMI1/KNR4 family protein: MNLSDVIDELRGLNEDVPDPFRLPTEAEVNAAEKRLNVKFPEDYRRYLLEASDVGFGDVEPAIVTDDCDYLNLVEIAEYAWDEIEIPQSLLPFCEYNGDYYCINRKGEIESWSSSGQSDDKWPDLGTWIKEVWIDGES; this comes from the coding sequence ATGAATTTATCGGACGTTATTGACGAGTTGCGCGGGCTGAACGAAGATGTTCCCGATCCCTTCAGATTGCCGACCGAAGCCGAAGTCAACGCCGCAGAGAAACGCCTCAACGTAAAATTCCCCGAAGATTACCGCCGCTATTTGCTCGAAGCCAGCGACGTCGGTTTCGGCGATGTCGAACCGGCGATCGTAACCGACGATTGCGACTACCTGAATCTCGTTGAGATCGCCGAGTATGCCTGGGACGAGATCGAGATTCCACAGAGCCTTTTGCCGTTTTGCGAATACAACGGCGATTACTATTGCATCAATCGCAAGGGCGAGATCGAATCCTGGTCCTCAAGCGGGCAGTCCGACGACAAGTGGCCCGATCTCGGGACTTGGATCAAGGAAGTTTGGATCGACGGCGAGAGCTAA
- a CDS encoding RNA polymerase sigma factor — MTTTETLNLSVLGGLVVTEVDDLELAEVEKFENVGKATDISLARSAATGDMFAFEELYQRHHRRVYSICLRMLQSASEAEDLTQDVFIQLYRKIGSFRGDSAFTTWLHRMTVNQVLMHFRKRTVKFEKTTEEGETPVQIVNGTENHRRMPVVDRIALESAIAQLPNGYKSVFVLHDVEGYEHEEVAKILGCSVGTSKSQLHKARLKLRKLLQKKSNPRLVW; from the coding sequence ATGACTACTACGGAAACTTTGAATCTATCGGTGCTCGGCGGTCTGGTCGTAACGGAAGTTGACGATTTGGAATTGGCAGAAGTCGAGAAGTTTGAAAACGTCGGGAAAGCGACCGACATCTCGCTTGCGCGATCAGCGGCGACCGGCGATATGTTCGCGTTCGAAGAGCTTTATCAGCGCCATCACCGTCGGGTTTACTCGATCTGTTTGCGAATGCTGCAGAGCGCGTCCGAGGCTGAAGATCTAACCCAGGATGTCTTTATCCAGCTTTATCGAAAGATCGGCAGTTTTCGCGGAGACTCCGCGTTCACGACCTGGCTCCATCGAATGACGGTCAATCAGGTTTTGATGCACTTCCGCAAAAGGACCGTGAAGTTTGAAAAGACGACGGAAGAGGGCGAAACGCCGGTGCAGATCGTCAACGGAACGGAAAACCACCGTCGTATGCCGGTGGTCGATCGGATCGCACTCGAAAGCGCGATCGCGCAATTGCCGAATGGCTACAAGAGTGTGTTCGTTCTCCACGATGTTGAAGGATACGAGCACGAAGAGGTCGCCAAGATACTGGGCTGCTCGGTCGGAACATCCAAATCCCAGCTCCACAAGGCGCGCCTGAAGCTGCGCAAGCTTCTGCAAAAGAAATCCAACCCGCGTTTGGTTTGGTAA
- a CDS encoding DUF1579 family protein: MIQRFLLVNLLALAFAIGGFGQQMNTDLQKGEMKKVDSMVGQWNGAGWMQQGSTRSTFTGTETVQRKLGGLALLIEGNFKNPEGRVIHETLALLSFDANASKYRFQTHLATGASGDYDFRTRENGFEWGFQTPSGTIRYTISTIRDVWLEIGEFSRDGKSWIKFFEMKLERAK, encoded by the coding sequence ATGATTCAAAGATTCTTATTGGTTAATTTGTTGGCGTTGGCCTTCGCTATCGGCGGTTTCGGACAGCAGATGAACACCGATCTTCAAAAGGGCGAAATGAAAAAGGTCGATAGTATGGTCGGACAGTGGAACGGTGCGGGTTGGATGCAGCAAGGTTCGACCAGATCAACATTTACCGGAACCGAAACGGTTCAGCGGAAACTCGGCGGGTTGGCACTCTTGATCGAGGGAAACTTCAAAAACCCTGAAGGCCGCGTCATACATGAAACGCTGGCGCTTCTTTCGTTCGATGCGAACGCGTCGAAATACCGCTTTCAGACCCATCTCGCAACCGGCGCCAGCGGTGACTATGATTTCCGCACACGCGAGAACGGTTTCGAGTGGGGTTTTCAAACGCCATCCGGTACCATTCGCTACACGATTTCGACGATCCGTGATGTTTGGCTCGAGATCGGTGAGTTCTCGCGCGACGGCAAAAGCTGGATCAAGTTCTTTGAAATGAAGCTTGAACGGGCAAAATGA
- a CDS encoding AraC family transcriptional regulator — protein sequence MRLFYREAVPSPDVAHIIFSFWEFQTGEFDGVFQHEVFPDGCVSLFFRKSPQPGLSGLAFSGLYLKVITAPVLQNEVFWGMRIAPAACGSVVSADPCLFLENRIIDPDFSPILTAGLEAMLAECTNFGEAIAVFEERIRSIGLAPESIDVVVAAAAAVIEDCGGEVKIGDLARHIGISPRQLERRFKAASGLTPKQFARTRRLRAASVHIVEQGSASWAERAAATGFSDQSHLAREFASVTKRTPNSYARKVNIITHGHLVKKSE from the coding sequence ATGAGACTCTTCTACCGTGAAGCCGTGCCGTCCCCGGACGTCGCACATATCATCTTCTCATTCTGGGAGTTTCAGACCGGTGAGTTCGATGGCGTCTTTCAACACGAAGTCTTTCCCGACGGATGCGTTTCGCTCTTTTTCCGAAAAAGTCCGCAACCTGGTCTTTCGGGCTTGGCCTTCAGCGGTCTGTACCTGAAAGTGATCACCGCGCCGGTTCTTCAGAACGAAGTATTCTGGGGTATGCGCATCGCACCTGCCGCTTGCGGGTCCGTAGTTTCCGCGGATCCGTGTTTGTTTCTTGAAAATCGAATTATAGATCCCGATTTTTCGCCGATACTGACGGCCGGACTTGAAGCGATGCTCGCCGAATGCACTAATTTCGGAGAAGCGATCGCGGTTTTCGAAGAGCGAATCCGCTCGATCGGACTTGCGCCTGAAAGCATAGACGTTGTCGTAGCGGCCGCGGCGGCGGTCATTGAAGACTGTGGCGGGGAAGTTAAGATCGGTGATCTTGCGCGACACATCGGCATCAGTCCGAGGCAACTGGAACGCCGCTTCAAGGCCGCATCCGGGCTGACGCCGAAGCAGTTTGCCCGAACCCGCCGACTGCGCGCCGCGTCCGTTCATATCGTTGAACAGGGCTCCGCCAGTTGGGCGGAGCGTGCGGCAGCGACCGGATTCTCAGACCAATCGCACCTTGCACGCGAATTCGCGTCGGTGACGAAAAGAACGCCGAACTCGTACGCTCGAAAGGTAAACATTATTACCCACGGGCACCTCGTAAAGAAGTCAGAATAG
- a CDS encoding saccharopine dehydrogenase NADP-binding domain-containing protein, producing MDYLVLGAGRMGLGAVFDLAHNSPDVDRITVADADFSKAEAVASAVGSPKVEAVQLDVSDYQRTVSVMRGHCATISCVNYWFNVILSRAAIETGSHFCDLGGNNYVVDEQLALDQEARNAGVSIIPDCGLAPGMVSVLAMHGAKRFDEVREVHIRVGGLPQNPQPPLNYQLVFSVEGLINEYIEVARVIRGGKIAEVESMTEIESLEFGGFPPLEAFQTSGGTSTLPDTFLGKISELDYKTIRYAGHCDKFKAMIDLGLCSSDEIDVSGVKIRPRRVFGELLTQHLPADGPDYVLVRLEFVGVKDGQASKLRYDIVDRQDETTGLSAMMRTTAFPASIIAQMMARDEVLTRGATPQEKAIDPDRFVAELARRDIRIIETSG from the coding sequence ATGGATTATCTTGTTCTTGGTGCGGGCCGAATGGGGCTCGGAGCGGTTTTTGATCTGGCGCATAACTCGCCGGACGTCGATAGAATAACGGTTGCGGACGCGGATTTCTCGAAAGCGGAAGCGGTCGCTTCGGCTGTCGGCTCGCCGAAGGTTGAAGCCGTCCAACTCGACGTTTCAGATTACCAGAGAACGGTTTCCGTGATGCGCGGCCATTGCGCGACGATTTCCTGCGTAAATTATTGGTTCAACGTCATACTGTCCCGCGCCGCGATCGAAACCGGAAGTCATTTCTGTGATCTCGGCGGCAACAACTACGTCGTCGATGAGCAATTGGCGCTCGACCAAGAAGCGCGGAACGCTGGCGTGAGCATTATTCCGGACTGCGGACTCGCCCCGGGAATGGTTTCGGTTCTCGCAATGCACGGCGCAAAGAGATTCGACGAGGTTCGCGAGGTCCACATACGAGTCGGCGGTCTGCCGCAGAATCCGCAGCCGCCGCTCAACTATCAGCTCGTCTTCAGCGTTGAAGGGCTGATCAACGAATACATCGAGGTCGCGCGCGTCATCCGCGGCGGCAAAATCGCCGAGGTTGAATCGATGACCGAAATCGAGAGCCTCGAATTCGGCGGCTTCCCGCCGCTCGAAGCGTTTCAGACATCCGGCGGAACTTCCACGTTACCCGACACGTTTCTTGGAAAGATCTCGGAACTCGACTACAAAACGATTCGATACGCCGGACATTGTGATAAATTCAAGGCGATGATCGACCTCGGGCTCTGCTCAAGCGACGAAATAGACGTGTCGGGAGTGAAGATCCGGCCACGGCGCGTATTCGGGGAGCTTCTGACGCAACATTTGCCGGCGGACGGGCCGGACTACGTCCTCGTCAGGCTTGAATTCGTCGGCGTCAAGGACGGACAGGCGAGCAAACTCCGATACGACATCGTCGATCGTCAAGATGAAACGACGGGTCTGAGCGCGATGATGCGCACAACGGCGTTTCCGGCTTCGATCATCGCGCAGATGATGGCGAGGGACGAGGTTCTCACGCGCGGTGCGACACCACAGGAGAAAGCGATCGATCCGGATCGTTTCGTCGCCGAACTTGCGCGCCGGGATATAAGGATCATTGAAACTTCGGGCTAA
- a CDS encoding PilZ domain-containing protein: MDERRTGSRYVISFPVRIKWKDDSGQEVTEEGLTENVGQHGTLVFLPRLLPTVGSKVNLTVTENADDEVTVTAQVIRLERNAAHPQAAFQLTDSLRLWKKKVWEHAGQIIANQKPEEIDEW, encoded by the coding sequence ATGGACGAAAGGCGAACCGGATCGAGATACGTGATCTCGTTTCCCGTCAGAATCAAGTGGAAAGACGATTCCGGACAAGAAGTGACCGAAGAGGGATTGACTGAAAACGTCGGGCAGCACGGCACGCTGGTTTTTCTTCCAAGGTTGCTTCCGACCGTCGGCAGCAAGGTTAACCTGACAGTTACCGAAAACGCCGACGACGAAGTGACCGTAACGGCGCAGGTCATCCGTCTCGAACGCAACGCGGCGCATCCGCAGGCGGCGTTTCAGCTGACCGATTCGCTTCGGCTCTGGAAAAAGAAAGTCTGGGAACATGCCGGACAGATCATCGCCAACCAGAAGCCGGAAGAGATCGACGAGTGGTAA
- a CDS encoding 3D domain-containing protein yields the protein MKNLARGSVLLGLIALMGTLSLFQPTAAEAVTIAIDSQENNKQLVIEKANFNEENFQNSDNQSITFLTDTINNAKGGNKKFFEGQAFKATAYCLKGRTASGSSVRRGIVAADRRILPLGTKINISAGAYSGTYVVADTGGAIKGRILDIWVPSCSEAVKFGRRTIKVSVAK from the coding sequence ATGAAAAATCTAGCTAGAGGAAGCGTGCTTCTAGGCTTGATAGCGTTGATGGGGACTTTGTCTCTCTTTCAACCGACAGCCGCCGAAGCCGTTACAATAGCGATTGATTCGCAGGAAAATAATAAACAGTTAGTAATTGAAAAAGCAAACTTTAACGAAGAAAATTTTCAGAACTCGGACAATCAATCGATAACCTTTTTAACGGATACTATTAACAACGCCAAAGGTGGCAATAAGAAGTTCTTTGAAGGGCAAGCATTCAAGGCAACGGCGTACTGCCTGAAAGGCAGAACGGCCTCCGGCTCATCGGTTCGACGAGGCATCGTCGCGGCGGACCGCAGAATTTTGCCGCTCGGCACGAAGATCAACATCAGCGCGGGAGCTTATAGCGGAACCTACGTTGTTGCGGATACCGGCGGAGCGATCAAAGGACGGATTCTCGATATTTGGGTTCCGAGCTGCTCGGAAGCAGTTAAATTTGGACGCCGGACGATCAAAGTCAGCGTTGCAAAATAG
- a CDS encoding glycosyltransferase, with amino-acid sequence MIFRETTDPLVVAAWLCFAVWPAALVWTIYCLARQTRLRKSVSVVPAKQNLVSILVPARNEAHRILRMSLGSLVAQDHANFEIIVLNDRSTDSTESILEELSQDSGSNNFRFINGSETPEGWLGKPHALKQAFEAAKGDWVLMTDADIIFDQSAIRTAVAYAERFDLDALSLLPRQRLGSFWEQIFIPVFAWFCLLVRPLHRVNDPRGTASLGSGNFFLLKREAIDAVGGFEAFKDDVAEDLKLAQLLKSKGVRYRIAYAPDLFETRMYSGFRQVWEGFSKNFYSGMSFSITRTLVGGLWILVLGVLPFFLAAGALSAGEFSLFFPLFAAYLLQVILFLVVRVYFEANPIHALLAPVGLALFLMILLNSARKILDGSGVVWKGRKIYEAGGISPPRG; translated from the coding sequence ATGATCTTTCGGGAAACAACGGATCCGCTCGTCGTCGCAGCCTGGCTTTGTTTTGCCGTCTGGCCCGCAGCGCTTGTCTGGACGATCTATTGCCTCGCGCGCCAGACGCGTTTGCGAAAATCCGTATCGGTGGTTCCGGCGAAGCAAAACCTGGTTTCGATACTCGTCCCCGCCCGGAACGAAGCGCACCGCATCCTCAGGATGAGTCTCGGATCGCTGGTCGCGCAGGATCACGCGAATTTTGAGATCATCGTTTTGAATGATCGGTCAACCGACTCGACCGAGAGCATCCTCGAAGAACTGTCACAAGACTCAGGGTCGAATAACTTTCGCTTCATCAACGGTTCGGAAACTCCGGAAGGCTGGCTCGGAAAACCACACGCTTTGAAGCAGGCTTTCGAAGCGGCAAAAGGCGACTGGGTATTGATGACCGACGCCGACATTATTTTCGATCAAAGCGCCATTCGAACGGCCGTTGCCTACGCCGAGCGTTTTGATCTTGACGCGCTTTCGCTGCTTCCGCGCCAGCGCCTCGGATCTTTTTGGGAACAGATATTCATCCCGGTTTTCGCTTGGTTCTGCTTGCTTGTCAGACCGCTCCACCGCGTCAACGATCCGCGCGGAACTGCATCGCTCGGAAGCGGAAACTTCTTTTTGCTGAAACGGGAGGCAATAGATGCCGTCGGCGGTTTCGAGGCGTTCAAAGACGACGTCGCGGAGGATCTGAAGCTTGCTCAACTGTTGAAATCAAAAGGGGTGCGCTATCGGATCGCGTACGCGCCGGATTTGTTTGAGACGCGTATGTACTCCGGTTTTCGCCAGGTTTGGGAGGGTTTCTCGAAGAACTTTTATTCCGGGATGAGTTTCTCGATCACTCGAACTCTCGTTGGCGGCTTATGGATTTTGGTGCTCGGTGTTTTGCCGTTCTTCCTGGCCGCGGGCGCGCTCTCCGCGGGTGAATTCTCCTTGTTCTTCCCGCTTTTCGCCGCATATCTGCTGCAGGTCATCTTGTTTCTGGTCGTCCGCGTCTATTTCGAGGCAAACCCGATCCACGCATTGCTTGCGCCCGTCGGACTTGCGTTGTTTCTGATGATTCTCCTAAATTCCGCTCGAAAGATCCTGGACGGTTCAGGGGTCGTCTGGAAAGGCCGCAAGATCTACGAAGCCGGCGGCATCTCTCCCCCGCGAGGCTGA